One segment of Verrucomicrobiota bacterium DNA contains the following:
- a CDS encoding toll/interleukin-1 receptor domain-containing protein, whose amino-acid sequence MTSYKYHVFISYAHVSDTLTGWVSSFKQKLEGKLNEKLPGGTAQVFFDAGELGVGPLRPDLQAALSSSAILLIVLSNRWLERPWCQEELARFVEAAGGPSNAQERIVLVRIEDVKQNRLPKVLQDCHLYDFFKVHPTRKVTLTYGSREFPELESDYALSMLELVGDEDRPGLVTRLLGLTAPQVDEQERAVISSGEEQERPMIFLANCTPDLQRDRNALKRHLEDKGFQVVPAGTFYHAPPGYDEEVRRLLSGSTLFIQIVGAFRYEPTEQFPDGYEHWQLHQARTIKGADVVRWRRPDLLSDDVEDAVHREFVFADDVTRCDLEEFKVILGDKLREIDSRRPGTIEREGITVLVNAANPDNKMAEEVGTRLEDLCIAMDLRSSLYADVVGERSSLFDVARNNPCHGLMIVYGSCGDTWVRRQVKEGRSVALLLKQKVPVCALYVGPPADKPPLEPRPARFGVIDFREEERLRDFVRQVAGRKV is encoded by the coding sequence ATGACGTCTTATAAATATCACGTCTTCATCAGCTACGCACACGTCAGTGATACGCTCACCGGGTGGGTTTCATCTTTCAAGCAGAAACTCGAAGGTAAACTGAACGAGAAACTGCCCGGTGGAACTGCCCAGGTTTTCTTCGACGCGGGCGAACTCGGGGTCGGGCCGCTGAGACCTGACCTTCAGGCGGCGCTCTCTTCCAGTGCGATCCTGCTGATTGTCCTGTCGAATCGATGGCTCGAGCGCCCGTGGTGCCAGGAGGAACTGGCGCGGTTCGTCGAGGCCGCCGGCGGGCCCTCGAACGCGCAAGAACGCATCGTTCTGGTGAGGATTGAGGACGTCAAACAAAACCGGCTTCCGAAGGTGTTACAGGATTGCCATCTCTATGATTTCTTCAAGGTGCATCCTACCCGGAAGGTTACCCTGACGTACGGTTCCCGTGAGTTCCCGGAACTGGAATCGGACTATGCACTTTCCATGCTGGAACTGGTGGGCGACGAGGATCGACCCGGATTGGTGACCCGGTTGCTCGGGCTCACGGCGCCGCAGGTGGATGAACAAGAGCGTGCGGTGATTAGTTCGGGAGAGGAGCAGGAACGCCCCATGATCTTCCTGGCCAACTGCACGCCGGACCTCCAACGGGATCGCAACGCCTTGAAACGCCACTTGGAAGACAAAGGTTTCCAGGTCGTGCCTGCCGGAACCTTCTATCATGCGCCGCCGGGGTATGACGAGGAGGTCCGCCGGCTCCTTTCCGGGTCCACGTTGTTCATTCAAATCGTCGGAGCGTTCCGGTACGAGCCGACGGAACAGTTCCCTGACGGCTACGAACATTGGCAATTGCACCAGGCCCGTACCATCAAGGGTGCCGACGTAGTACGATGGCGGCGACCCGACCTGCTCAGCGATGACGTGGAGGACGCGGTGCATCGTGAATTTGTCTTTGCAGATGACGTTACCCGGTGTGACCTGGAGGAGTTTAAAGTGATTCTGGGTGACAAATTGCGCGAGATAGACAGTCGCCGCCCCGGGACCATTGAAAGGGAAGGCATCACCGTTCTAGTCAACGCGGCGAACCCCGACAACAAAATGGCTGAAGAAGTGGGGACTCGGCTCGAGGACTTGTGCATCGCGATGGACCTGCGCAGCAGCCTCTATGCCGATGTGGTTGGCGAGCGGAGTTCACTTTTCGACGTCGCCAGAAACAATCCTTGCCACGGATTGATGATCGTCTACGGCTCGTGTGGGGATACGTGGGTCCGCCGTCAGGTGAAGGAGGGGCGCAGCGTCGCTTTACTGTTAAAGCAAAAAGTTCCGGTTTGTGCGCTTTACGTTGGGCCTCCGGCAGACAAACCCCCGCTGGAGCCGCGACCGGCGCGCTTCGGCGTGATCGACTTTCGTGAAGAGGAGCGACTGCGAGACTTCGTCCGCCAGGTCGCCGGGAGAAAGGTGTAA